In Rhodamnia argentea isolate NSW1041297 chromosome 4, ASM2092103v1, whole genome shotgun sequence, the following proteins share a genomic window:
- the LOC115750062 gene encoding 9-cis-epoxycarotenoid dioxygenase NCED4, chloroplastic-like: MAVSPFALGVNASTNRHSISPTFDHLKKSISPALKPIWKELLRQLPLKKIDVSNTVKKASGVVLDVLVDGLYRFVDQPYPPSQKNFAPVQEIGEAVEVACLEGELPAGFPEGVFVRNGPNPQFGCLQAAVSPLGLTNETWVEGEGMLHALFFKKAGDSDWSISYKNRYVESETFKLEKQRNKPSFIPAIEGDPLAVIAAFSLNKIRLNADNKFLCNTSVFEYLGKLYAISENYLPHEINSQTLETLGVWDFNGDWDRACTSHPKRAPGSGELVIMGIDIKKPFLVVGVVSADGKELRHKVDVELDKGVFSHEIGVTQRYNIIVDQSLSVDISRLAKGGQLLKYDKEKKSRFGVMPRYGDAGSVRWFEVETCSTFHILNTCEDGDEEGENEQAVKVEYHKFGESNYCSGSVFVAKDGSVEGDGEDGGWIATFVHNEVSDETQVHIIDVKDFEGEPVAKIRLPQRVPYGFHGTFMATPKKQ; encoded by the exons atggcagTCTCTCCTTTCGCTTTGGGCGTAAATGCATCCACCAACCGGCACTCCATTTCTCCCACCTTTGATCACCTGAAAAAGTCCATTTCCCCAGCTCTAAAG CCTATTTGGAAGGAGTTGCTGCGACAACTACCATTGAAGAAGATCGACGTATCCAACACAGTCAAGAAAGCTTCAGGGGTTGTGTTGGATGTCTTGGTGGATGGCTTGTACCGGTTTGTGGATCAACCTTATCCGCCATCTCAG AAGAACTTTGCACCGGTTCAAGAAATTGGAGAAGCTGTTGAAGTTGCTTGCTTGGAAGGGGAATTACCAGCCGGTTTCCCTGAAGGAGTATTCGTTAGAAATG GTCCAAATCCTCAATTTGGATGTCTACAAGCCGCAGTGTCGCCACTAGGACTAACGAATGAAACATGGGTTGAAGGAGAAGGAATGCTTCATGCAttgttcttcaaaaaggctgGTGATTCAGATTGGAGCATCTCCTACAAGAACAGGTACGTCGAGTCTGAGACATTCAAGCTTGAGAAGCAAAGAAACAAACCCTCCTTCATCCCTGCCATTGAAGGAGATCCACTAGCTGTCATAGCTGCGTTCTCTCTGAATAAG ATTAGACTCAACGCTGATAACAAGTTCTTGTGCAACACAAGTGTGTTCGAGTACTTGGGGAAGCTATATGCCATATCGGAAAACTACTTGCCTCACGAGATCAATTCACAGACCCTAGAAACGCTCGGTGTTTGGGACTTCAATGGAGATTGGGATCGAGCTTGCACTAGCCACCCAAAG AGAGCTCCGGGGAGTGGCGAACTTGTGATAATGGGGATTGATATCAAGAAACCTTTCCTTGTGGTAGGAGTGGTGTCTG CTGATGGAAAGGAGCTTCGTCACAAGGTTGATGTCGAATTGGACAAAGGTGTCTTCAGCCACGAGATCGGGGTCACACAAAG GTACAATATCATAGTGGATCAATCTCTTTCAGTGGACATATCAAGACTCGCCAAGGGAGGCCA ATTGTTGAAGTAcgacaaagagaaaaaatcgAGGTTCGGAGTAATGCCACGATACGGGGATGCCGGTTCTGTCCGGTGGTTCGAAGTAGAAACGTGCAGCACATTTCATATCCTCAACACATGTGAGGATGGAGATGAG GAGGGAGAGAATGAACAGGCAGTAAAGGTTGAATATCACAAGTTTGGAGAGAGTAACTATTGTAGCGGAAGTGTGTTCGTCGCTAAAGATGGTAGTGTCGAAGGAGATGGTGAAGACGGTGGTTGGATCGCGACTTTTGTTCACAATGAAGTGTCCGATGAGACTCAA GTTCACATAATCGATGTGAAGGATTTCGAAGGGGAACCGGTGGCGAAGATAAGGTTGCCACAGAGAGTGCCATATGGATTTCATGGCACTTTTATGGCCACGCCTAAGAAACAGTAA
- the LOC115750094 gene encoding carotenoid 9,10(9',10')-cleavage dioxygenase 1-like: MASSSLMAFQVSCSVQQRSSNPPSFDHFKSNLSTAFKSCGNDSQQSPVRVDVSKAIKKVYLKILDAFVDSVFQFEDQPLFPSQRNFAPVSELGRAVNICNSIEGHVPDDFPEGVYIRNGSNPLFGGLKSTKSMFGRSSHAWIEGEGMLHAVYFNKDIDGMWNVLYNNRYVETETYKLEKQRNKPSFLPAIEGDSLAVLSAYLLNSLRFGKVHKLFSNTNVLEHGGKIYSITENYLPQEIDIFTLETLGDWNVNGGWNRPFTSHPKRAPETGELITVGVNAVKPFMELGVISADGKELVHKADLNLNRCPLCHEIGVTQRYNVIMDFPLTIDINRLIKGGTLMKFEKEEYATIGVLPRYGDASSVRWFGVEPSCALHILNCFEDGDEVIVWGCRSLESVIPGPDYGLNKHEWFSKRFMPIRSSEGSVAALTGDETPFFSRVYEWRLSLKTGEVKERNLTGTKYSMEFPMINGNFTGLENKFAYTQVADLSASSASGMPKFGSLAKLWLDKPEAGFSLKEKPYEDTIKVEYHKFGENIFCSGAAFVPKEGGFEEDDGWIITFVHDESTDISQVRIVDTRNFCGEPVAKIMLPSRVPYGFHGTFVCQAPRSEMVRSLRRQGHTSSA; this comes from the exons ATGGCTTCTTCTTCACTTATGGCATTTCAAGTGAGCTGCTCTGTTCAGCAGAGGTCCTCCAATCCCCCCAGTTTCGATCACTTCAAGTCTAACCTCTCTACTGCTTTCAAa TCATGTGGGAACGATTCGCAGCAATCTCCTGTTCGAGTTGATGTTTCAAAGGCGATCAAGAAGGTGTACTTGAAAATATTGGACGCATTTGTTGACTCGGTGTTTCAGTTCGAGGACCAACCATTATTCCCATCTCAG AGAAATTTTGCACCAGTTAGTGAATTGGGAAGAGCCGTTAACATCTGCAACAGTATTGAAGGGCATGTACCGGATGATTTTCCGGAGGGTGTTTACATTCGAAACG GGTCAAACCCACTATTTGGAGGACTAAAATCAACCAAATCCATGTTTGGACGGTCAAGTCATGCTTGGATCGAAGGAGAAGGAATGCTTCATGCTGTGTACTTCAACAAAGATATAGATGGGATGTGGAATGTACTATACAACAATAGATATGTCGAAACGGAAACGTACAAGCTAGAAAAACAAAGGAACAAACCGTCCTTTCTACCTGCAATTGAAGGCGACTCCTTGGCTGTTTTGTCTGCTTATCTGCTAAATTCG TTGAGATTCGGGAAGGTGCACAAACTGTTTAGCAACACTAATGTCCTCGAACATGGAGGGAAAATCTACTCGATCACAGAAAATTACTTGCCTCAAGAGATCGACATCTTCACGCTCGAAACTCTGGGCGATTGGAATGTGAATGGAGGGTGGAATCGACCATTTACGAGCCACCCAAAG AGAGCACCAGAGACCGGGGAGTTAATTACGGTGGGGGTAAATGCCGTAAAACCGTTTATGGAACTTGGAGTGATCTCCG CTGATGGCAAGGAACTAGTTCATAAAGCCGATCTCAATCTCAATAGATGTCCCCTCTGTCATGAAATTGGGGTCACGCAGAG GTACAATGTGATCATGGATTTCCCGCTCACGATAGACATTAATCGGCTTATCAAAGGAGGAAC ACTGATGAAGTTTGAAAAGGAAGAGTATGCGACGATCGGGGTACTGCCTCGCTATGGCGATGCTAGTTCAGTCCGCTGGTTCGGCGTGGAACCCAGTTGCGCTCTGCATATTCTGAATTGCTTTGAGGATGGTGATGAG GTTATAGTGTGGGGCTGTAGGTCTCTCGAATCAGTCATTCCAGGCCCGGATTACGGTTTGAACAAACATGAATGGTTTTCGAAGAGATTCATGCCAATAAGATCAAGCGAAGGAAGTGTTGCCGCCTTGACAGGAGATGAAACACCGTTCTTCTCCCGCGTGTACGAATGGCGATTGAGCTTGAAAACCGGAGAAGTCAAGGAAAGAAATCTCACCGGAACCAAATACTCCATGGAGTTCCCTATGATCAATGGCAACTTCACAGGCCTTGAAAACAAATTTGCATACACCCAAGTTGCAGACTTGTCAGCAAGCTCTGCCTCAG GCATGCCCAAGTTTGGAAGCCTAGCCAAGCTATGGCTAGACAAGCCGGAAGCCGGATTTTCATTG AAAGAGAAGCCATACGAAGACACGATTAAGGTTGAGTACCATAAATTTGGAGAGAACATTTTCTGCAGCGGAGCTGCCTTTGTTCCCAAAGAAGGTGGATTCGAAGAGGACGATGGTTGGATAATCACTTTCGTTCACGACGAGTCTACCGACATCTCCCAA GTACGTATAGTTGACACCAGGAACTTTTGTGGCGAGCCTGTCGCAAAAATAATGCTTCCCTCTCGAGTTCCATATGGTTTCCACGGAACTTTCGTTTGTCAAGCACCACGTAGTGAGATGGTTCGCAGCTTGCGACGGCAAGGCCACACGAGCTCTGCCTGA
- the LOC115750061 gene encoding carotenoid 9,10(9',10')-cleavage dioxygenase-like: MGELAHEYKHCQPSALQKREEMASSPPVAFQVNRSVQQRSSNPLGFDHFKSNLSLALKPRAKDLQQSPVRVDISKAIKKVYMSILDALVYSVFQFEDQPLFPSQRNFAPVSELGRAVNISNDIEGHVPDDFPEGVYVRNGSNPLFGGLKSTKSMFGWSSHAWIEGEGMLHAVYLNKDIDGMWTVLYNNRYVETETYKLEKQRNKPSFLPAIEGDSLAVLSAHLLNSLRFGKVNKLFSNTNVLEHGGKIYSIAENYLPQEIDIFTLETLGDWNVNGGWNRPFTSHPKRAPETRELITVGVDAAKPFMELGVISADGKELVHKADLNLDRCPLCHEIGVTQRYNVIMDFPITIDINRLIRGGTLIKFEKEEYARIGVMPRYGDASSVRWFDVEPNSALHILNCFEDGDEVVVWGCRSLESVIPGPDFGLNKHEWFSKRLKPTRSSGGSVATSTEGETSFFSLAYEWRLNMKTGEVKERNLTGTKYSMDFPMINGNFTGLKNKFAYTQVADLSASSTSGMPKYGGLAKLWLDEPEAGFSSKEKPFEDTIKVEYHRFGENIFSSGAAFVPKEDGFKEDDGWIITFVHNESTDISEVRE; the protein is encoded by the exons TAGCACATGAATATAAACACTGTCAACCTTCAGCTCtgcagaagagagaagagatggCTTCTTCTCCACCTGTGGCATTTCAAGTGAACCGCTCTGTTCAACAGAGGTCCTCCAATCCCCTCGGCTTTGATCACTTCAAGTCTAACCTCTCTCTTGCTTTAAAA CCACGTGCGAAAGATTTGCAGCAATCTCCTGTTCGAGTTGATATTTCAAAGGCGATCAAGAAGGTGTACATGAGCATACTGGACGCGTTGGTCTACTCGGTGTTTCAGTTCGAGGACCAACCATTATTCCCATCTCAG AGAAATTTCGCGCCAGTTAGTGAATTGGGAAGAGCCGTTAACATCAGCAACGATATAGAAGGGCATGTACCGGATGATTTTCCGGAGGGTGTTTATGTTAGAAACG GGTCAAACCCACTATTTGGAGGACTAAAATCAACCAAATCCATGTTTGGATGGTCGAGTCATGCTTGGATCGAAGGAGAAGGAATGCTTCATGCTGTGTACTTGAACAAAGATATCGACGGGATGTGGACTGTACTATACAACAACAGATATGTCGAAACGGAGACATACAAGCTAGAAAAACAAAGGAACAAACCATCCTTTCTACCTGCAATTGAAGGGGACTCCTTGGCCGTTTTGTCTGCTCATCTGCTAAATTCG TTGAGATTCGGGAAGGTGAACAAACTGTTTAGCAACACCAATGTCCTCGAACATGGAGGGAAAATCTACTCAATCGCAGAAAATTACTTGCCTCAAGAGATTGACATCTTCACGCTCGAAACTCTAGGTGATTGGAATGTGAATGGAGGGTGGAACCGGCCATTTACGAGCCACCCAAAG AGAGCACCGGAGACCAGGGAGTTAATTACAGTAGGGGTAGATGCGGCAAAACCATTCATGGAACTTGGAGTGATCTCAG CTGATGGCAAGGAACTAGTTCATAAAGCTGATCTTAATCTCGATAGATGTCCCCTCTGTCATGAAATAGGGGTCACGCAGAG GTACAATGTAATCATGGATTTCCCGATCACGATAGACATAAATCGACTCATCAGAGGAGGAAC ATTGATAAAGTTTGAAAAGGAAGAGTATGCAAGGATCGGGGTAATGCCTCGCTATGGCGATGCTAGTTCAGTCCGCTGGTTCGATGTGGAACCCAATAGCGCTCTGCATATTCTGAATTGCTTCGAGGATGGTGATGAG GTTGTAGTGTGGGGCTGTAGGTCTCTTGAATCAGTCATTCCAGGTCCGGATTTTGGTTTGAACAAACATGAATGGTTTTCAAAGAGATTGAAGCCAACTAGATCAAGCGGAGGAAGCGTTGCTACCTCGACAGAAGGCGAGACATCATTCTTCTCTCTCGCGTACGAATGGCGATTGAACATGAAGACCGGAGAAgttaaggaaagaaatctcacCGGAACCAAATACTCCATGGACTTCCCTATGATCAATGGCAACTTCACAGGCCTTAAAAACAAATTTGCGTACACCCAAGTTGCAGACTTGTCAGCAAGCTCTACCTCAG GCATGCCCAAGTATGGAGGCCTAGCCAAGCTATGGTTAGACGAACCGGAAGCCGGATTTTCATCG AAAGAGAAGCCGTTTGAGGACACGATCAAGGTTGAGTACCATAGATTTGGAGAGAACATCTTCAGCAGCGGAGCTGCCTTTGTTCCTAAAGAAGATGGATTCAAAGAGGACGACGGTTGGATAATCACTTTCGTTCACAACGAATCTACTGACATCTCCGAAGTTCGTGAATAA